A genomic stretch from Enterobacter dykesii includes:
- a CDS encoding LysR family transcriptional regulator, whose product MDIRTLRYFVEVVRQQSFTRAAEKLFVTQPTISKMLKNLEDELNCTLLIRDGRKLLLTDTGRVVFERGLAILAEFRQLEAELGDINHLKKGVLRLGIPPMVGMMMAGPISLFRQRYPGVELKISEFGGLTVQQAVTNGELDVAMTALPVEEESGLATLPLFSHPLCVLVPRSGDWLKLDSVRPELLGEHPLLIYNEDFALSRQLMTLFNQHNVKPRIAVRSGQWDFLAAMVQAGVGIAILPQPICERLDKNTLRWIPLESDLHWQLGMIWREGVYLSQSAQAWLQCCEGFWVPSP is encoded by the coding sequence ATGGACATAAGAACGCTGCGCTATTTTGTCGAAGTGGTTCGTCAGCAAAGTTTTACCCGCGCAGCGGAGAAGTTGTTTGTTACCCAGCCCACCATCAGCAAGATGCTGAAAAACCTCGAAGATGAACTGAACTGTACCCTGCTGATCCGCGACGGGCGCAAGCTGCTGCTGACCGACACCGGACGCGTGGTGTTCGAACGCGGGCTGGCGATTCTGGCGGAGTTTCGCCAGCTGGAAGCGGAGCTGGGCGATATCAATCATCTGAAGAAAGGTGTCCTTCGCCTCGGCATTCCGCCAATGGTGGGGATGATGATGGCCGGGCCGATTAGCCTGTTTCGCCAGCGTTATCCCGGCGTTGAGCTGAAGATTTCGGAGTTTGGTGGGTTAACCGTCCAGCAGGCCGTCACCAACGGCGAGCTCGACGTGGCAATGACCGCCCTTCCCGTTGAGGAAGAGAGCGGTCTGGCGACGCTTCCGCTCTTTAGCCACCCGCTGTGCGTGCTGGTTCCCCGCTCCGGCGACTGGCTGAAGTTAGACTCGGTGAGACCTGAACTGCTCGGCGAGCACCCTCTGCTGATCTACAACGAAGACTTCGCTCTCAGCCGCCAGCTGATGACGCTGTTTAACCAGCATAACGTCAAGCCGCGCATAGCGGTGCGCAGCGGACAGTGGGATTTCCTGGCGGCGATGGTGCAGGCCGGCGTGGGGATTGCCATTCTGCCGCAGCCTATCTGCGAGCGTCTGGATAAAAACACGCTGCGCTGGATCCCGCTGGAGAGCGACCTGCACTGGCAGCTGGGGATGATCTGGCGTGAAGGGGTCTATTTGTCGCAGAGCGCGCAGGCGTGGCTGCAGTGTTGTGAGGGGTTTTGGGTGCCCTCACCCTAA
- a CDS encoding CidA/LrgA family protein, producing MAVALSRVTPAVVQRLQVPVQVLLYAGLFVFAEYLVGWLHLPLPANLVGMLLMLTLILCRVIPLNWVRAGARWLLAEMLLFFVPAVVAVVNYAQLLMVDGWRIFAVIALSTLMVLGTTAWVVDKVYRFEISRHKHD from the coding sequence ATGGCCGTGGCGTTAAGCCGTGTTACGCCTGCCGTTGTGCAACGACTCCAGGTCCCGGTGCAGGTACTGCTCTACGCGGGACTGTTTGTTTTCGCGGAATATCTTGTCGGCTGGCTGCATCTGCCGCTGCCTGCCAATCTTGTCGGGATGCTGCTGATGCTGACGCTTATTCTGTGCCGCGTGATCCCCCTTAACTGGGTACGCGCCGGGGCGCGCTGGCTGCTGGCAGAGATGCTGCTGTTCTTTGTTCCGGCGGTGGTGGCGGTGGTGAACTATGCGCAGCTGCTGATGGTGGACGGCTGGCGAATCTTTGCGGTTATCGCGCTGAGTACGCTGATGGTGCTGGGGACGACCGCCTGGGTGGTGGATAAAGTGTATCGCTTTGAAATCAGCAGGCACAAACATGACTAA
- a CDS encoding LrgB family protein, with amino-acid sequence MTNFQVSVLCLIATLAIYFANKRLYRRFHALPLMPLVFTPILLVLMLVFGHISWQNYIGESHWLLWLLGPATIAFAVPVYDNLAIIKRHWMSLSAGVITATVVAVCSSVWLARLFTLPDEIQRSLAVRSVTTPFALAAAKPLGGQPDLVALFVVVTGVFGMAVGDMLFLRLSIREGMAKGAGFGAASHGAGTARSYELGQQEGVVASLVMMLSGVVMVLIAPLVAWVMF; translated from the coding sequence ATGACTAACTTTCAGGTAAGCGTCCTGTGCCTGATTGCGACGCTGGCGATCTACTTCGCCAACAAGCGGCTGTATCGCCGCTTTCACGCCCTGCCGCTGATGCCGCTGGTCTTCACGCCGATCCTGCTGGTGCTGATGCTGGTCTTCGGCCACATCTCCTGGCAGAACTACATTGGCGAATCCCACTGGCTGCTGTGGCTGCTCGGCCCGGCGACCATCGCTTTTGCCGTCCCCGTTTACGACAACCTGGCGATTATCAAACGCCACTGGATGTCGCTCAGCGCGGGCGTCATCACCGCCACGGTGGTCGCGGTGTGCAGCTCCGTCTGGCTGGCGCGGCTGTTTACGCTGCCCGATGAAATTCAGCGCAGCCTGGCGGTGCGTTCGGTAACCACGCCGTTTGCGCTGGCGGCCGCTAAACCGCTCGGCGGGCAGCCGGACCTGGTGGCGCTGTTTGTGGTGGTGACGGGCGTCTTTGGGATGGCCGTCGGCGATATGTTGTTCCTGCGCTTGTCGATCCGTGAAGGGATGGCGAAAGGCGCGGGGTTTGGCGCGGCTTCGCACGGGGCGGGCACGGCACGTTCGTATGAGCTGGGACAGCAGGAGGGCGTTGTCGCGAGCCTGGTGATGATGCTCTCAGGCGTAGTGATGGTGCTGATTGCGCCGCTGGTGGCGTGGGTGATGTTTTAA
- the actP gene encoding cation/acetate symporter ActP, with translation MKRVLTALAATLPFAAHAADAITGEVQRQPTNWQAIVMFLIFVLLTLYITYWASKRVRSRNDYYTAGGNITGFQNGLAIAGDFMSAASFLGISALVYTSGYDGLIYSLGFLVGWPIILFLIAERLRNLGRYTFADVASYRLKQGPIRTLSACGSLVVVALYLIAQMVGAGKLIELLFGLNYHIAVVLVGVLMVMYVLFGGMLATTWVQIIKAVLLLFGASFMAFMVMKHVGFSFNNLFTEAMAVHPKGEAIMSPGGLVKDPISALSLGLGLMFGTAGLPHILMRFFTVSDAREARKSVFYATGFMGYFYILTFIIGFGAIMLVGANPAFKDAAGALIGGNNMAAVHLADAVGGNLFLGFISAVAFATILAVVAGLTLAGASAVSHDLYANVIRKGASERDELKVSKITVLVLGVVAILLGILFEKQNIAFMVGLAFSIAASCNFPIILLSMYWSKLTTRGAMIGGWLGLLTAVILMILGPTIWVQILGHASAIFPYEYPALFSIAVAFIGIWFFSATDNSPEGNLEREKFRAQFIRSQTGLGVEQGRAH, from the coding sequence ATGAAGAGAGTTCTGACGGCGCTCGCCGCCACGCTTCCCTTTGCCGCCCACGCGGCGGATGCCATTACCGGCGAGGTCCAGCGCCAGCCAACCAACTGGCAGGCCATTGTGATGTTCCTGATTTTCGTCCTGCTGACGCTGTACATAACTTACTGGGCGTCGAAACGCGTGCGCTCCCGTAACGATTACTACACCGCAGGCGGCAACATTACCGGCTTCCAGAACGGGCTGGCGATTGCGGGTGACTTTATGTCCGCCGCCTCTTTCCTCGGGATCTCCGCGCTGGTCTACACCTCCGGCTATGACGGCCTGATCTACTCTCTCGGCTTCCTCGTCGGCTGGCCGATCATCCTGTTCCTGATTGCCGAGCGCCTGCGTAACCTGGGCCGCTATACCTTCGCTGACGTGGCCTCCTATCGCCTGAAGCAGGGGCCGATTCGCACCCTCTCCGCCTGCGGTTCGCTGGTGGTGGTGGCGCTGTACCTGATTGCGCAGATGGTCGGCGCGGGTAAATTGATCGAACTGCTGTTCGGCCTGAACTACCACATCGCGGTAGTGCTGGTGGGCGTGCTGATGGTGATGTACGTCCTGTTCGGCGGCATGCTCGCCACCACCTGGGTGCAGATCATCAAAGCCGTCCTGCTGCTGTTCGGCGCCAGCTTTATGGCCTTTATGGTGATGAAGCACGTCGGGTTCAGCTTCAATAACCTGTTTACCGAAGCCATGGCGGTCCACCCTAAAGGGGAAGCGATCATGAGCCCGGGCGGGCTGGTGAAAGACCCGATATCCGCGCTCTCGCTCGGTCTCGGCCTGATGTTCGGTACCGCAGGTTTACCGCACATTTTGATGCGCTTCTTTACCGTGAGCGACGCGCGTGAAGCGCGCAAGAGCGTCTTCTACGCTACCGGTTTCATGGGTTACTTCTACATCCTGACCTTTATCATCGGCTTTGGCGCGATCATGCTGGTGGGGGCGAACCCGGCGTTTAAAGACGCGGCGGGCGCGCTGATTGGCGGTAACAACATGGCGGCAGTGCACCTGGCTGACGCGGTGGGCGGTAACCTTTTCCTCGGCTTTATCTCCGCCGTGGCCTTCGCCACCATTCTTGCGGTGGTTGCGGGTTTAACGCTGGCCGGCGCGTCGGCGGTCTCGCATGACCTCTACGCCAACGTTATCCGCAAAGGCGCGAGCGAGCGCGACGAGCTGAAGGTCTCGAAAATCACCGTGCTGGTGCTGGGCGTCGTGGCGATTCTGTTAGGCATTCTGTTTGAGAAGCAGAACATCGCCTTTATGGTGGGGCTGGCCTTCTCGATTGCGGCAAGCTGTAACTTCCCGATCATCCTGCTCTCCATGTACTGGTCGAAACTGACCACCCGTGGCGCGATGATTGGCGGCTGGCTGGGGCTGCTGACGGCGGTGATCCTGATGATTCTGGGCCCGACCATCTGGGTGCAGATCCTCGGTCACGCAAGCGCTATTTTCCCGTATGAATACCCGGCGCTGTTCTCGATCGCCGTGGCGTTTATCGGCATCTGGTTCTTCTCGGCTACCGACAATTCGCCGGAGGGTAACCTGGAGCGTGAGAAATTCCGCGCCCAGTTTATCCGTTCACAAACCGGCCTGGGCGTTGAGCAGGGCCGCGCGCACTAA
- a CDS encoding DUF485 domain-containing protein: MNNDICQQIENSAHYRELVDKRQRFAFILSIIMLVIYVGFILLIAFAPHWLGTPLHEGTSVTRGIPIGIGVIVISFLLTGVYVWRANGEFDRLNKAVLQEVKAS; the protein is encoded by the coding sequence ATGAATAACGATATTTGTCAGCAGATAGAGAATAGTGCGCACTACAGGGAGCTCGTCGATAAGCGGCAACGGTTTGCCTTCATCCTTTCCATCATCATGCTGGTTATCTACGTCGGCTTTATTCTGCTGATCGCCTTTGCCCCGCACTGGCTGGGCACCCCGCTGCACGAGGGGACCAGCGTGACGCGCGGTATTCCGATTGGCATTGGCGTGATTGTGATTTCATTCCTGCTGACCGGCGTCTACGTCTGGCGCGCAAACGGTGAATTCGATCGACTTAATAAAGCGGTACTGCAAGAGGTAAAAGCATCATGA
- the acs gene encoding acetate--CoA ligase — protein sequence MSQIHKHDIPANIADRCLITPEQYHEKYQQSITAPDTFWGEQGHILDWIKPYQKVKNTSFAPGNVSIKWYEDGTLNLAANCLDRHLAERGNETAIIWEGDDASQSKHITYKELHRDVCRFANVLLEKGIKKGDVVAIYMPMVPEAAVAMLACARIGAIHSVIFGGFSPEAVAGRIVDSSSKLVITADEGVRAGRGIPLKKNVDEALKNPNVKTVNNVIVLKRTGGKIDWTEGRDLWWSDLIENASDQHQPEEMNAEDPLFILYTSGSTGKPKGVLHTTGGYLVYAATTFKYVFDYHPGDIYWCTADVGWVTGHSYLLYGPLACGATTLMFEGVPNWPTPARMCQVVDKHQVNILYTAPTAIRALMAEGDKAIEGTDRSSLRILGSVGEPINPEAWEWYWKKIGNEKCPVMDTWWQTETGGFMITPMPGATQLKAGSATRPFFGVQPALVDNEGNPLEGATEGNLVITDSWPGQARTLFGDHDRFEQTYFSTFKNMYFSGDGARRDEDGYYWITGRVDDVLNVSGHRLGTAEIESALVSHPKIAEAAVVGIPHNIKGQAIYAYVTLNHGEEPSPELYAEVRNWVRKEIGPLATPDVLHWTDSLPKTRSGKIMRRILRKIAAGDTSNLGDTSTLADPGVVEKLLEEKQAIAMPS from the coding sequence ATGAGCCAAATACACAAACATGACATTCCCGCAAACATTGCGGACCGTTGCCTGATCACCCCGGAGCAGTACCACGAGAAATATCAGCAATCTATCACCGCCCCGGACACCTTCTGGGGTGAGCAGGGCCATATCCTTGACTGGATCAAACCTTATCAGAAGGTGAAGAACACCTCCTTTGCACCCGGCAATGTCTCCATTAAATGGTATGAAGATGGCACCCTGAACCTGGCGGCGAACTGCCTCGATCGTCATCTCGCCGAGCGCGGGAATGAGACGGCCATTATCTGGGAAGGCGATGACGCCTCGCAAAGCAAACATATTACGTACAAAGAGCTGCACCGCGACGTGTGCCGCTTCGCCAACGTCCTGCTGGAAAAGGGCATCAAAAAAGGCGACGTGGTCGCTATCTATATGCCGATGGTGCCGGAAGCGGCGGTGGCCATGCTGGCCTGCGCGCGTATCGGCGCAATTCACTCGGTGATTTTTGGCGGGTTCTCGCCAGAGGCGGTTGCGGGCCGTATTGTCGATTCCAGTTCAAAACTGGTGATCACCGCCGATGAAGGCGTGCGCGCCGGGCGCGGTATCCCACTCAAGAAAAACGTCGACGAAGCGCTGAAAAACCCGAACGTCAAAACGGTCAATAACGTTATCGTCCTTAAGCGTACCGGCGGCAAAATCGACTGGACCGAGGGGCGCGACCTGTGGTGGAGCGACCTGATTGAGAACGCGAGCGACCAGCATCAGCCTGAAGAGATGAACGCAGAAGATCCGCTGTTCATTCTTTACACCTCCGGCTCGACCGGTAAGCCGAAAGGCGTTCTGCACACCACCGGCGGCTATCTGGTCTATGCGGCCACCACCTTCAAATACGTCTTCGACTACCATCCGGGCGACATCTACTGGTGTACCGCCGACGTGGGCTGGGTTACCGGACATAGCTATCTGCTGTACGGCCCGCTGGCCTGTGGCGCAACTACGCTGATGTTTGAGGGCGTACCAAACTGGCCGACTCCGGCGCGGATGTGCCAGGTGGTCGACAAACACCAGGTCAACATTCTCTACACCGCGCCAACGGCGATCCGCGCCTTAATGGCGGAAGGCGATAAAGCCATCGAAGGCACCGACCGCTCTTCATTGCGCATCCTCGGTTCCGTGGGCGAGCCAATCAACCCGGAAGCCTGGGAGTGGTACTGGAAGAAAATCGGCAACGAGAAATGCCCGGTAATGGACACCTGGTGGCAGACCGAAACCGGCGGCTTCATGATCACCCCAATGCCGGGCGCCACGCAGCTGAAGGCCGGTTCCGCAACCCGTCCGTTCTTTGGCGTGCAGCCTGCGCTGGTGGATAACGAAGGCAACCCGCTGGAAGGCGCCACCGAAGGCAACCTGGTGATCACGGACTCCTGGCCGGGTCAGGCGCGTACCCTGTTTGGCGATCACGATCGCTTCGAGCAGACCTACTTCTCGACCTTTAAAAACATGTACTTCAGCGGCGACGGCGCGCGTCGTGACGAAGATGGCTATTACTGGATAACCGGGCGCGTGGACGACGTGCTAAACGTCTCCGGCCACCGTCTGGGCACCGCTGAGATTGAATCGGCGCTGGTGTCGCATCCGAAGATTGCCGAAGCGGCGGTTGTGGGCATTCCGCATAACATCAAAGGCCAGGCGATTTACGCCTATGTCACTCTGAACCACGGTGAAGAACCGTCGCCAGAGCTCTACGCTGAAGTGCGCAACTGGGTGCGTAAAGAGATTGGCCCGCTGGCGACGCCGGACGTGCTGCACTGGACCGACTCGCTGCCGAAAACCCGTTCCGGCAAAATTATGCGTCGTATCTTGCGCAAAATCGCGGCTGGAGACACCAGCAACCTCGGTGATACCTCAACGCTCGCGGACCCTGGCGTGGTGGAAAAACTGCTCGAGGAGAAGCAGGCCATCGCGATGCCATCGTAA
- the gltP gene encoding glutamate/aspartate:proton symporter GltP: MKNVKVSLAWQILIALVLGILLGSYLHYHSDSREWLIANLLSPAGDIFIHLIKMIVVPIVISTLVVGIAGVGDAKQLGRIGAKTIIYFEVITTVAIILGITLANVFQPGSGIDMSQLATVDISKYQSTTADVQSHAHGLMGTILSLVPTNIVASMAKGEMLPIIFFSVLFGLGLSSLPATHREPLVTVFRSISETMFKVTHMVMRYAPVGVFALIAVTVANFGFASLWPLAKLVLLVHFAILFFALVVLGIVARLCGLSIWILIRILKDELILAYSTASSESVLPRIIEKMEAYGAPASITSFVVPTGYSFNLDGSTLYQSIAAIFIAQLYGIDLSLWQEIVLVLTLMVTSKGIAGVPGVSFVVLLATLGSVGIPLEGLAFIAGVDRILDMARTALNVVGNALAVLVIAKWEHKFDRKKALAYERELLGRFDKTADQ, from the coding sequence ATGAAAAACGTTAAAGTCAGCCTTGCCTGGCAGATCTTAATCGCCCTTGTGCTGGGCATCTTGCTGGGCAGTTACCTCCACTATCATAGCGACAGCCGCGAATGGCTGATTGCGAACCTGCTTTCACCGGCAGGGGATATCTTTATTCATCTGATCAAGATGATTGTAGTACCGATTGTGATCTCGACGCTGGTGGTCGGTATTGCGGGCGTCGGCGATGCGAAGCAGTTAGGCCGTATTGGCGCGAAAACCATTATCTATTTCGAAGTGATCACTACGGTTGCGATTATCCTCGGTATCACGCTGGCGAACGTGTTCCAGCCGGGTTCCGGGATCGATATGTCGCAGCTGGCAACGGTGGATATTTCGAAATACCAAAGCACGACCGCTGACGTGCAAAGCCATGCGCACGGCCTGATGGGCACTATCCTGTCGCTGGTGCCGACCAACATTGTGGCGTCAATGGCGAAGGGCGAGATGCTGCCTATCATCTTCTTCTCGGTGCTGTTCGGTCTGGGGCTCTCCTCCCTGCCGGCGACGCACCGTGAGCCGCTGGTGACCGTGTTCCGCTCTATCTCTGAAACCATGTTTAAAGTGACGCACATGGTGATGCGTTACGCGCCGGTAGGGGTGTTTGCGCTTATCGCCGTCACCGTGGCGAACTTCGGTTTTGCCTCCCTGTGGCCGCTGGCGAAGCTGGTGCTCCTGGTGCACTTCGCCATTCTGTTCTTCGCGCTGGTGGTGCTGGGGATCGTGGCGCGTCTGTGCGGGCTGAGCATCTGGATCCTGATTCGCATCCTGAAAGACGAGCTGATTCTGGCGTACTCCACGGCAAGTTCTGAGAGCGTGCTGCCTCGCATCATTGAGAAGATGGAAGCCTACGGCGCGCCAGCTTCTATTACCAGCTTCGTGGTACCGACCGGCTACTCCTTTAACCTGGACGGTTCGACGCTGTACCAGAGCATCGCCGCTATCTTTATTGCGCAGCTGTACGGTATTGACCTGTCGCTGTGGCAGGAGATCGTGCTGGTGCTGACGCTGATGGTGACGTCCAAAGGTATTGCAGGCGTTCCAGGCGTCTCCTTCGTGGTGCTGCTGGCGACGCTTGGCAGCGTCGGTATTCCGCTGGAAGGTCTGGCGTTTATCGCCGGTGTGGACCGTATCCTCGACATGGCGCGTACCGCGCTGAACGTGGTGGGGAATGCCCTGGCGGTGCTAGTTATCGCCAAGTGGGAACACAAATTCGATCGTAAAAAAGCGCTGGCGTATGAACGCGAGCTGCTGGGTCGTTTTGATAAGACTGCTGACCAGTAA
- a CDS encoding tetratricopeptide repeat protein, translating into MKAIFLLLVFLTSFARADEIGSQYLKQAEAGDARAQYYLADTYFSSGDVKQAALWAEKAAKGGDVDAMGLLSQILFTQGNYAQAKALAQQATIAGSKRGAIMLARVLVNTQAGTTDYPQAIKLLQTATEDIDNDSAVDAQMLLGLIYANGVEVAQDDVQAASWFKRSSALSRTGYAEYWAGMLFRQGEKGFITPNKQKALYWLNLSCTEGFDTGCEEFDALSGE; encoded by the coding sequence ATGAAAGCCATTTTTCTGTTGTTAGTGTTTTTAACGTCCTTCGCCCGCGCGGATGAGATAGGCAGCCAGTATCTGAAACAGGCAGAAGCCGGCGATGCACGCGCCCAGTATTATCTTGCCGATACGTACTTCAGCTCAGGTGACGTCAAGCAGGCCGCGCTGTGGGCCGAGAAAGCCGCTAAAGGCGGCGATGTCGATGCCATGGGGCTGCTCTCGCAAATCCTCTTTACCCAGGGAAATTATGCGCAAGCTAAGGCACTGGCACAGCAGGCAACCATCGCGGGCAGCAAACGCGGCGCGATCATGCTGGCGCGCGTGCTGGTCAACACTCAGGCTGGTACAACCGACTATCCCCAGGCCATCAAACTGCTGCAAACGGCGACTGAAGATATCGACAACGACTCAGCGGTAGATGCGCAAATGCTGCTGGGGCTGATTTATGCCAACGGCGTTGAAGTGGCCCAGGACGACGTGCAGGCCGCCTCGTGGTTCAAGCGGAGCTCGGCACTTTCACGCACGGGCTACGCCGAGTACTGGGCAGGGATGTTGTTCAGGCAGGGTGAGAAAGGCTTTATCACGCCCAATAAACAGAAAGCGCTGTACTGGTTGAACCTGAGCTGTACGGAAGGGTTTGATACGGGGTGCGAAGAGTTTGATGCGTTGAGCGGGGAATAA
- a CDS encoding Hok/Gef family protein, whose translation MTPLKTALGIVFIICLTIVIFTFITRGKLCEFSIKGEHQEVAAKLACNAG comes from the coding sequence ATGACGCCATTAAAAACTGCGTTAGGCATCGTCTTTATTATTTGCCTGACGATAGTGATCTTTACCTTTATTACTCGAGGTAAGTTATGCGAGTTTTCAATAAAGGGTGAACATCAGGAGGTGGCGGCAAAATTAGCCTGTAACGCAGGCTAA
- the fdhF gene encoding formate dehydrogenase subunit alpha codes for MKKVVTVCPYCASGCKIHLVVDNGKIVRAEAAQGKTNQGTLCLKGYYGWDFINDTQILTPRLKTPMIRRERGGKLEAVSWSEALDYVATRLSAIKAKYGPDAIQTTGSSRGTGNETNYVMQKFARAVIGTNNVDCCARVUHGPSVAGLHQSVGNGAMSNAINEIDNTDLVFIFGYNPADSHPIVANHVIRAKQNGAKIIVCDPRKIETARIADMHIALKNGSNIALLNAMGHVIIEENLYDQAFVATRTEGFEEYRKIVEGYTPESVETITGVSAQEIRQAARMYAGAKTAAILWGMGVTQFYQGVETVRSLTSLAMLTGNLGKAHVGVNPVRGQNNVQGACDMGALPDTYPGYQYVKFPENREKFAKAWGVESLPEHTGYRISELPHRAAHGEVRAAYIMGEDPLQTDAELSAVRKGFEDLELVIVQDIFMTKTAAAADVILPSTSWGEHEGVYTAADRGFQRFFKAVEPKWDLKTDWQIISEIATRMGYPMHYNNTQEIWDELRSLCPDFYGATYEKMGELGYIQWPCRDESEADQGTSYLFKEKFDTPNGLAQFFTCDWVAPIDKLTDEYPMVLSTVREVGHYSCRSMTGNCAALAALADEPGYAQINTADAERLGIEDEALVWVNSRKGRIITRAQVSDRPNKGAVYMTYQWWIGACNELVTENLSPITKTPEYKYCAVRVEPIADQHAAEQYVIDEYNKLKARLRESAMG; via the coding sequence ATGAAAAAAGTCGTCACGGTTTGCCCTTATTGTGCCTCAGGTTGCAAGATCCACCTGGTGGTCGATAACGGCAAAATCGTCCGGGCGGAGGCCGCACAGGGGAAAACCAACCAGGGCACGCTGTGCCTGAAAGGTTACTACGGCTGGGATTTTATTAACGATACCCAAATCCTTACCCCGCGCCTGAAAACCCCTATGATCCGCCGCGAGCGCGGCGGCAAGCTGGAAGCCGTCTCCTGGAGCGAGGCGCTGGATTACGTCGCCACGCGCCTGAGCGCCATCAAGGCCAAGTATGGCCCGGATGCCATCCAGACTACCGGCTCTTCCCGCGGGACGGGAAATGAAACCAACTATGTGATGCAAAAATTCGCGCGCGCCGTTATTGGTACCAATAACGTCGACTGCTGCGCTCGCGTCTGACACGGCCCATCGGTTGCAGGTCTGCACCAGTCGGTCGGTAACGGCGCAATGAGTAATGCCATCAACGAGATAGATAATACCGATCTCGTCTTCATCTTTGGTTATAACCCGGCAGATTCTCACCCTATCGTCGCGAACCACGTTATTCGCGCTAAGCAGAATGGGGCGAAAATCATCGTCTGCGATCCACGCAAAATTGAAACCGCGCGCATTGCGGATATGCACATCGCGTTGAAAAACGGCTCGAACATCGCGCTGCTGAACGCAATGGGGCACGTCATTATTGAGGAGAACCTTTACGACCAGGCGTTTGTCGCGACCCGTACGGAAGGTTTTGAAGAGTATCGGAAAATTGTCGAAGGCTATACGCCAGAGTCGGTGGAAACAATCACCGGCGTCAGCGCGCAGGAGATCCGCCAGGCGGCACGGATGTATGCGGGGGCGAAAACCGCCGCCATCCTGTGGGGAATGGGCGTGACCCAGTTCTATCAGGGCGTGGAAACCGTGCGTTCTCTGACGAGTCTCGCGATGCTGACCGGCAATCTGGGTAAAGCGCACGTCGGCGTCAACCCGGTACGTGGTCAGAATAACGTTCAGGGCGCATGCGATATGGGCGCGCTGCCGGACACCTACCCGGGCTACCAGTACGTGAAGTTCCCGGAAAACCGAGAGAAATTCGCGAAGGCCTGGGGCGTGGAAAGCCTGCCAGAACACACCGGATATCGCATCAGCGAGCTGCCGCACCGCGCGGCGCACGGCGAAGTGCGTGCGGCCTACATCATGGGTGAAGATCCGCTCCAGACCGACGCCGAGCTCTCTGCGGTGCGCAAAGGGTTTGAGGATCTGGAGCTGGTGATTGTCCAGGATATCTTCATGACCAAAACCGCGGCGGCGGCGGATGTGATTTTACCGTCGACCTCGTGGGGCGAGCATGAAGGCGTCTACACGGCGGCGGACCGCGGCTTCCAGCGCTTCTTTAAGGCGGTCGAGCCGAAGTGGGACCTGAAAACGGACTGGCAGATCATCAGTGAAATCGCCACCCGCATGGGCTACCCGATGCACTACAACAACACCCAGGAGATCTGGGACGAGTTGCGCAGTCTGTGTCCTGACTTCTACGGCGCCACCTATGAAAAAATGGGTGAGCTTGGGTATATCCAGTGGCCGTGTCGCGATGAGTCCGAAGCCGATCAGGGGACGTCATACCTCTTTAAAGAGAAGTTCGACACCCCGAACGGGCTGGCGCAGTTCTTCACCTGCGACTGGGTCGCGCCGATCGATAAACTCACCGACGAGTATCCGATGGTGCTCTCCACCGTGCGTGAAGTGGGCCACTACTCCTGCCGTTCGATGACGGGCAACTGCGCCGCGCTGGCGGCGCTGGCGGACGAACCGGGCTACGCGCAAATCAACACCGCCGACGCAGAGCGCCTCGGCATTGAGGACGAAGCGCTGGTGTGGGTGAATTCGCGCAAAGGCCGGATCATTACCCGTGCGCAGGTCAGCGATCGTCCGAACAAAGGTGCGGTCTATATGACCTACCAGTGGTGGATTGGCGCCTGTAACGAGCTGGTCACGGAGAACTTAAGCCCGATAACCAAAACGCCGGAGTATAAATACTGCGCCGTACGCGTGGAGCCGATTGCGGACCAGCACGCTGCGGAACAGTATGTCATCGACGAATATAACAAGCTGAAAGCCCGGTTGCGCGAAAGCGCAATGGGGTGA